The following are encoded in a window of Candidatus Methylomirabilis limnetica genomic DNA:
- the serA gene encoding phosphoglycerate dehydrogenase, with protein sequence MRILVSDGLSPRGIEILRQAEAFEVDERRKLSPEALQECIDNYDGLIVRSATSVTAQILRATRRLKVVGRAGVGVDNIDVEAATARGVLVMNAPSGNTLTTAEHTFSLLLALAKNIPQATASMKGGRWEKGAFISVEVGSKTLGIIGLGRIGVEVARRAKGFAMRVIVSDPFVSEEAAAALGVDLVGLPELFQRSDFITIHTPITPETYHLIDRDAIAQMKTGVRIINCARGGIIDEAALYEAMKAGKVAGAALDVFEQEPTTSAPLLTLNNFICTPHIGAASEEAQENVAVEIAQQVVEYLQKGLIRNAVNAPSIDPALYKVLQPYLTLSEKLGRLTSQLAEGGLRQIRIDYRGEIAGYDPAPLTASVVKGVLDPFMGDEVNYVNALALAKGRGIRVIESKVLEEADYASLITVSINGDRGTSEVAGTLFSRREPRVVRIDEFRLEAIPEGYLLIFSNLDVPGVIGTIGTLLGKNRVNIAGMQLGRAQPGGRALSVVNVDNPVPAHVIDEIRRLPDIVFVKLVKV encoded by the coding sequence ATGCGAATTCTTGTGAGCGACGGTCTCTCGCCACGCGGTATTGAGATTCTGCGCCAAGCCGAGGCGTTCGAGGTTGATGAGCGGCGCAAGCTGAGCCCCGAGGCGCTGCAGGAATGCATCGACAACTATGATGGCCTGATCGTCCGAAGCGCCACCAGTGTAACCGCCCAGATCCTGCGGGCTACGCGCAGACTCAAGGTGGTAGGAAGGGCTGGCGTCGGGGTGGACAATATCGACGTCGAGGCGGCGACGGCTCGCGGAGTCCTGGTGATGAATGCCCCGAGCGGTAATACCCTGACCACCGCCGAGCATACCTTCTCGCTTCTGCTGGCCCTCGCCAAGAATATCCCGCAGGCCACCGCCTCGATGAAGGGCGGTCGGTGGGAGAAGGGCGCCTTCATCAGCGTCGAGGTGGGAAGCAAGACATTAGGGATTATCGGCTTGGGGCGGATTGGCGTCGAGGTGGCTCGACGCGCCAAAGGGTTCGCCATGCGCGTCATCGTCTCTGATCCCTTTGTCTCTGAGGAGGCCGCAGCAGCGCTAGGGGTCGATTTGGTGGGGCTCCCGGAGCTGTTCCAGCGATCGGATTTTATCACTATCCACACCCCCATCACCCCAGAGACGTACCATCTCATCGATCGCGACGCCATCGCGCAGATGAAGACGGGGGTTCGGATTATTAACTGTGCGAGAGGCGGGATCATCGACGAGGCGGCCCTGTATGAGGCAATGAAGGCCGGCAAGGTTGCAGGGGCGGCCCTGGACGTATTTGAACAGGAGCCTACCACCAGCGCGCCGCTGCTGACGCTCAACAACTTCATCTGTACCCCGCACATCGGCGCGGCGAGCGAGGAAGCTCAAGAGAATGTCGCCGTCGAGATCGCCCAGCAGGTCGTCGAGTATCTCCAGAAAGGGCTCATCAGGAATGCCGTGAATGCCCCGTCGATTGACCCGGCGCTGTACAAGGTCCTTCAGCCGTACCTTACCCTGTCCGAGAAACTAGGCCGCCTGACCTCTCAGCTTGCCGAGGGGGGACTCCGGCAGATCCGGATCGATTACCGGGGCGAGATCGCGGGCTACGACCCGGCGCCGCTCACCGCGTCCGTCGTCAAGGGAGTGCTGGACCCCTTCATGGGTGACGAGGTCAACTACGTCAATGCCTTGGCCCTGGCGAAAGGGCGCGGCATTCGGGTAATTGAGAGTAAGGTGCTGGAGGAGGCCGACTACGCGAGTCTCATCACCGTCTCGATCAATGGCGACCGTGGCACGAGTGAGGTTGCGGGGACGCTCTTCAGCCGCCGGGAACCCAGGGTCGTCCGGATCGACGAATTCCGCCTGGAAGCCATCCCCGAAGGGTACCTCCTGATCTTCTCCAACCTGGACGTGCCTGGGGTCATCGGGACGATTGGCACCCTGCTCGGAAAGAACCGGGTCAATATCGCCGGAATGCAGTTAGGGCGGGCGCAGCCTGGTGGTAGGGCCTTGTCAGTGGTGAATGTCGACAACCCTGTTCCTGCTCATGTCATAGACGAAATCCGGCGGCTCCCCGACATAGTCTTCGTTAAACTTGTGAAGGTTTGA
- a CDS encoding pyridoxal-phosphate-dependent aminotransferase family protein produces MKKRHLLAPGPTQVLPEALLAMARPILYHRGPEYEVLLASVREGLKFLFQTKNEVLLFTSSGTGGMEGAVVNTLSPGDRALVIRGGKFGERWGEICEAYGLQPSYIDVEWGRAVEPDLVAAALTADPSIKAVFTTHSESSTGVLHDIEAIARIVGKTPAILIVDAITSVGVVDLPMDAWGVDVVVGGTQKALMIPPGLALCGVSDKAWAMVQRSRLPKFYFNFIAERKSLEKNQNTFTPAVSLVVALHESLAVIRAEGLTALFARHDRLARATRAGVMALGLQLFTERPTPALTTIIAPPGIEAGAIVKRLRAAHGITISGGQAQLKGKIFRLAHLGYADESDVVVCLAALERTLADLGYPVKLGEGIRAAQEVLVQAC; encoded by the coding sequence ATGAAAAAGCGACATCTGTTAGCGCCGGGTCCGACTCAGGTCCTTCCGGAAGCCTTGCTGGCGATGGCCAGGCCGATCCTGTACCATCGCGGTCCGGAGTACGAAGTCCTTCTCGCCTCCGTCCGGGAGGGGCTTAAGTTCCTCTTTCAAACCAAGAACGAGGTGCTGCTATTCACATCGTCCGGCACGGGTGGGATGGAAGGCGCGGTGGTCAACACGCTCTCGCCAGGTGACCGGGCCCTGGTGATCCGCGGCGGCAAGTTCGGCGAGCGCTGGGGGGAGATCTGCGAGGCCTATGGCCTTCAGCCGTCGTACATTGATGTGGAGTGGGGGCGCGCCGTGGAGCCTGACCTTGTGGCGGCAGCCCTTACGGCCGATCCCTCGATCAAGGCGGTTTTCACGACTCATAGTGAGAGCTCCACGGGTGTCCTGCACGATATTGAGGCGATTGCTCGGATCGTCGGAAAGACGCCCGCCATCCTGATCGTTGACGCCATTACGAGCGTGGGGGTGGTGGACCTGCCGATGGACGCCTGGGGGGTGGACGTCGTCGTGGGCGGTACTCAGAAGGCGCTGATGATTCCGCCGGGTCTCGCCTTGTGTGGGGTCTCTGACAAGGCCTGGGCCATGGTGCAGCGATCTCGACTCCCGAAGTTCTATTTCAATTTTATCGCTGAGCGGAAGAGCCTGGAGAAGAACCAGAACACCTTTACGCCGGCGGTCTCGTTGGTTGTGGCGCTTCATGAGTCTCTCGCTGTGATCAGGGCAGAGGGTCTCACCGCGCTCTTCGCGCGACATGACCGGCTTGCGCGGGCGACCCGCGCCGGAGTCATGGCGCTCGGGCTCCAACTATTCACCGAGCGGCCTACCCCTGCGCTGACCACTATTATCGCCCCGCCTGGCATCGAGGCCGGTGCCATCGTAAAGAGGCTTCGAGCAGCCCACGGCATCACCATCTCGGGCGGCCAGGCTCAGCTTAAGGGGAAGATCTTCCGCCTGGCCCACCTGGGATACGCCGATGAATCCGACGTTGTCGTCTGCCTGGCGGCGCTAGAACGAACCCTCGCTGACCTCGGCTATCCAGTCAAGTTGGGCGAGGGGATACGAGCGGCCCAGGAGGTACTGGTCCAGGCATGTTGA
- the hisZ gene encoding ATP phosphoribosyltransferase regulatory subunit: MDCSSKTAIPKGVRVFPPEETALRRWAERQILTIFERWGFQEVITPTFEYLKVFSGDSEGEGGEKIFKFVDRQTGRLLALRYDPTPQVARLAATTLRHRPLPLRLSYMTNVFRYEAPQAGRQRECVQLGVELIGLERPEADAEMVAMVVEGCRALGLQRFQIDVGQIEYVRGLVDALDLEPDRRRALVSAINRKDTLELELLLQGLDADDKSKQAVLDLPTLYGGKEVLARAQDLAPNRRSQEALRNLTQVYEVLEQYGLADQVIIDLGEARAFEYHTGVTFAAFAQGLGSEISRGGRYDDLIGGFGYPCPATGFAFDLDKVLEAVAAEDRPPLVTSQKFLIIDFNPDKRHALRIARLLREQGYSAARDIIKRDLEGSFDYAVASGISRAIVLGLPHLPQDELLVRDLDSGAEERVPVERFCGEVERGERRWPM, from the coding sequence ATGGACTGCTCTTCAAAGACCGCCATTCCGAAAGGTGTTCGGGTCTTCCCGCCGGAGGAGACCGCGCTGCGCCGCTGGGCTGAGCGCCAGATCCTTACGATCTTTGAGCGATGGGGGTTCCAAGAGGTCATCACCCCGACGTTTGAATATCTGAAGGTCTTCTCGGGAGACTCGGAGGGGGAGGGCGGAGAAAAGATCTTCAAGTTCGTCGACCGGCAGACCGGCCGCCTGCTGGCGCTGCGGTACGACCCGACCCCCCAGGTGGCGCGCCTCGCGGCGACTACGCTTCGGCACCGTCCCTTGCCGTTGCGTCTCTCGTATATGACGAATGTCTTTCGCTACGAGGCCCCTCAGGCTGGTCGGCAGCGCGAGTGTGTCCAGCTTGGCGTGGAGCTGATTGGGCTGGAGCGGCCGGAGGCCGATGCCGAGATGGTGGCGATGGTGGTGGAGGGCTGCCGGGCCCTCGGCCTGCAGCGCTTTCAGATTGATGTCGGCCAGATCGAGTACGTGCGGGGGCTCGTCGATGCCCTGGATCTCGAGCCCGATCGACGCCGAGCGCTTGTTTCGGCCATCAACAGGAAAGATACCCTCGAGCTTGAGCTGCTCCTGCAAGGTCTGGATGCGGACGATAAGTCCAAGCAGGCTGTGCTGGACCTACCAACACTCTATGGCGGGAAAGAGGTTCTGGCTCGTGCGCAGGACCTGGCGCCCAACCGGCGTTCACAGGAGGCCCTGAGAAACCTCACCCAGGTTTATGAAGTCCTGGAGCAGTACGGTTTGGCGGATCAGGTGATCATCGATCTTGGCGAAGCGAGGGCCTTCGAGTACCACACTGGCGTGACCTTTGCGGCATTTGCTCAGGGCCTGGGCTCTGAGATCTCACGCGGCGGCCGATACGACGACCTGATCGGTGGGTTCGGGTATCCCTGCCCCGCTACCGGCTTTGCCTTCGATCTGGATAAGGTCCTGGAGGCTGTCGCTGCCGAGGATCGGCCTCCCCTCGTGACGAGCCAGAAGTTTCTGATTATCGACTTTAACCCCGATAAGCGCCACGCCCTTCGCATTGCTCGGCTTCTGCGGGAACAGGGCTACTCGGCGGCGAGAGACATCATCAAGCGGGATCTGGAAGGTTCATTTGACTATGCGGTAGCGTCCGGGATCAGCCGAGCGATCGTGCTGGGCTTACCTCATCTGCCTCAGGACGAGTTGCTCGTCAGGGACCTTGACTCTGGGGCTGAGGAGCGGGTCCCGGTTGAGCGATTTTGCGGCGAGGTCGAACGTGGAGAACGGCGATGGCCAATGTAA
- a CDS encoding adenylosuccinate synthase encodes MANVIVVGTQWGDEGKGKIVDLLSEYFDAVARYQGGTNAGHTVVVEEEKIVLHLVPSGVLRKGKVCILGNGVVIDLTALIQEMDQLRKLHVKIEENFFISKNAHLVLPYHKILDAELERLREGRQIGTTRRGIGPAYIDKMARTGIRVGDLTDRDLFRERLRSNLEEKRAQFPQHQELAELDCEKMAAEQLEQFERVRGFVVDSSLIIYDLIKTGKSVLFEGAQGTLLDVDLGTYPYVTSSSATAGGACTGTGVSPLVIDGVLGVTKAYTTRVGEGPMPTELTDAIGQMLQTRGQEFGATTGRPRRCGWFDAVAVRYSARINGLSALALMKLDVLDACDSIRICTSYRCNGAILREFPNETGLLKACEPIYEEVPGWNESIVGITSYKRLPAHCRAYIERIEGLTGVKAGLISTGPRRDQTILRSTPALRQWGLAR; translated from the coding sequence ATGGCCAATGTAATTGTTGTCGGCACGCAGTGGGGCGACGAAGGGAAGGGGAAGATTGTTGATCTCCTCTCAGAGTATTTTGATGCGGTGGCCCGGTACCAGGGTGGGACCAACGCGGGCCATACGGTCGTGGTGGAGGAGGAGAAGATAGTCCTGCACCTGGTCCCGTCGGGCGTACTGAGGAAGGGGAAGGTCTGCATCCTGGGGAACGGCGTGGTGATTGACCTGACCGCCCTTATCCAGGAAATGGATCAGCTCAGAAAGCTGCACGTGAAGATCGAGGAGAACTTCTTTATCAGTAAGAACGCGCATCTGGTGCTTCCCTACCATAAGATCCTGGACGCCGAGCTGGAACGGCTCCGAGAGGGTCGGCAGATCGGGACCACTAGACGCGGGATTGGTCCAGCCTATATCGATAAGATGGCGAGGACAGGGATCCGGGTTGGCGATCTGACCGACCGCGACCTCTTCAGGGAGCGCCTCCGCAGTAACCTTGAAGAGAAGCGCGCCCAGTTCCCACAGCATCAGGAGCTGGCGGAGCTGGATTGCGAAAAGATGGCGGCGGAGCAACTTGAACAGTTCGAGCGCGTTCGCGGCTTCGTGGTGGACAGCTCCCTTATCATTTACGATCTGATCAAAACCGGGAAGAGCGTCCTGTTTGAGGGGGCGCAGGGGACCCTCCTGGACGTCGATCTCGGGACCTACCCCTACGTCACCTCATCGAGCGCCACGGCCGGAGGCGCCTGTACCGGGACCGGGGTGAGTCCGTTAGTGATCGACGGCGTCCTGGGCGTAACCAAGGCCTATACGACGCGCGTCGGCGAGGGTCCGATGCCGACGGAGCTTACGGATGCGATCGGTCAGATGCTGCAGACACGTGGGCAGGAGTTTGGGGCCACAACGGGGCGGCCGAGGCGCTGCGGCTGGTTCGATGCCGTTGCCGTCAGGTACAGCGCCAGGATCAACGGCCTATCGGCCCTCGCCCTCATGAAGCTAGATGTCCTTGATGCCTGTGACTCGATCCGGATCTGCACGAGCTACCGATGTAACGGCGCGATCCTTCGAGAATTTCCGAACGAGACCGGTCTCCTGAAGGCGTGTGAGCCGATCTATGAAGAGGTGCCAGGCTGGAACGAGAGCATTGTCGGCATCACCTCATACAAGCGTCTACCGGCCCACTGCCGGGCCTATATCGAGCGGATTGAGGGGCTGACAGGGGTCAAGGCAGGGCTCATCTCCACAGGGCCCCGACGGGACCAGACGATCCTTCGCTCGACGCCGGCTTTGCGGCAGTGGGGACTGGCACGCTAA